The following is a genomic window from Rhizobium sp. NRK18.
TGCCCTGGTGATCGAAGACGCAGCCCAGGAGCGGGCGATGATCGACAGCGCGATCGCCGCCGAAAAGCTGACCACCGTCCAGTTCGAAAAGTTCCTCGATTATACGGTTTCGCAGGACCTGCACCTCGGCCTCTTCATGCGCGCCCAGGACACCGACCTCAAGGCGGCTTTTGAAGACATCCTGAAGTCCGACGACGTCGTCGGCCTCAAGCGGTTCGACGGCAAGCTGCGCCGGGTCGGCCCGGACGGCAAGATCCGCGGCAAGGCCTTCGATGGCTGGTTCGAAACGACCACCAAGCGCATCGACAAGCTGGTCGAGATGCAGCACGCCTCCGAGCAGCGCATCACCGAACTTTCGACCGATCTCTATGAGTCGGCGAAGCTCTCCACCATTCTCTGGTCGCTTGCCACCGTGCTTGTGGCCGGCATCACCATCGTGCTCGCCGTCATGCTCGGCCGCTCGATCACCCGACCGCTTGCCGCACTGACCGGTTCGCTGCAGGCGATTGCCGGCGGCAATTATGACGCGGACGTTCCCGGCACCAGCCGCAAGGACGAGATCGGCGTCATGGCCAACGCGGTCGCGCATCTTCAGGAAGGCGCGCGCGAGAAGATCCGCCTCGAGGAGCAGGAAGAGGCAAATCGGATCGCAACAGCGCGCGAACGGGAAGCCAACGATTTCGAGAAGAATGCCCGCGCCGAAGAGCTGTCGTCTGCCGTCTCGGCGCTAGCGAACGGCCTCGGCCGGCTGGCCGCCGGCGACATTTCCGAGGACATCGGCGAGACCTTCACCGCCGACCTCGATCGCCTGCGCCTCGACTTCAACGCCGCCCAGGCGCATCTGCGCAGCGTTCTCTCCGTCGTCGACGCCACCGCCCGGTCTATCCGGCTCAACGCCGCCGAGATGGAAAGCGCATCCGGCGACCTCTCGCACCGCACCGAACAGCAGGCCGCCTCGCTCGAGGAGACCGCCGCGGCGCTCGAGGAGATCACCGCCACCGTCAAGTCCTCCTCCGAACGGGCGAGCGAAGCCGGTGAAATTGCATCGCGGACCGTCCAGGCGACATCACGGTCCGCCGCCGTCGTCGGCAATGCCGTCGAGGCCATGGGCCGGATCGAGAGTTCGGCGGCAAAGATCAGCCAGATCATCTCGGTGATGGACGACATCGCCTTCCAGACCAACCTCCTGGCGCTGAATGCCGGCGTCGAGGCGGCCCGGGCGGGCGAAGCCGGCAAGGGCTTTGCCGTCGTCGCACAGGAAGTCCGTGAACTGGCCGGCCGGTCCGCCAATGCCGCCAAGGAAATCAAGGCACTGATCAACGCATCGAATGCGGAAGTGAAGGCCGGCGTGTCTCTTGTCACCGAGACCGGCGAAACGCTTGGCGAGATCGAGCACTTCGTCAACGACATGCTGCACCGTATTCAGTCGATCGCCGGCTCCTCGCAGGAGCAGTTCGCGAGCCTCTCGGCGATCAACGGCTCTGTGACCTCGATGGATCAGATGACGCAGCGCAACGCGGCCATGGTGGAGCAGACTTCCGCCGCCACCGCGCAGCTTTCCACGGAAGCGCAGACGCTGGCGGAAGGGCTGGCAAGCTTCAACCTGTCGCCTGGCGGAAACCGTAGCCAGATGAGCAGGGTGCGAAGCGCCGCCTGACCGGCTTCAACGTGATAACGCAAAAGGCCGGCGGCTCATCACCGCCGGCCTTTTCATGTAATTGTATCGTCGCTGTAAGTCAGCGCGGTCAGGAAGCCAGATCAAGAACGATGCGGCCGTCGATCTTGCCTTCCTCCATGCGGGCGAAGATCGCGTTGATGTTCTCGATCTTGTCCCAGGTGAAGTGCGAAGCGACCTTGCCCTCGCCGGCGAACTGCAGCGATTCCTCGAGGTCCTGTCGCGTGCCGACGATAGAGCCGCGCACGGTGATGCGCTTCAGCACGGTGTCGAAGACCGGCAGGCTGATCATCGACGGCGGCAGACCGACCAGCGCCATGGTGCCCTTCGAGCGCAGCATGTGGAACGCCTGCTCCATGGCCTTGGGCGAAACCGCCGTCACCAGCGCACCATGCACGCCACCGACCGCCTTCTGGACCTCCTCGACTGCTCCCGCGTCGCGGGCGTCGACAATCAGGTCGGCGCCGAGCGACCTGGCGAGATCAAGCTTGTCCTTGAAGATATCGACTGCGGCGACATGCATGCCCATGGCCTTGGCGTACTGGACCGCCATGTGGCCGAGGCCGCCGATGCCGGAGATGAGCACCCATTCGCCGGGGCGCACTTCGGTTTCCTTCAGCCCCTTGTAGACAGTGACGCCGGCGCACAGCACGGGCGCCGCCGGGCCAAATTCGAGCTTGTCCGGCAGGATGCCGACGTAATCGGGATCGGCAAGGCCGTACTGGGCGAAGGTACCGTTGACGGAGTAGCCGGTATTCTGCTGCTTGCTGCAGAGCGTTTCCCAGCCGGTGCGGCACGGATTGCAGCAGCCGCAGGCGGTGTGCAGCCACGGTACGCCGACGCGGTCGCCCTCCTTGACGCTCGTGACCCCGGCGCCCAGTTTCGCGACGTAGCCGACGCCCTCGTGACCCGGAATGAAGGGTGGATTGGGCTTCACCGGCCAGTCGCCATGGGCGGCGTGGAGGTCCGTGTGGCAGACTCCGGTCGCCTCATACTTCACCAGGATCTGGCCGGGTCCGGGCTCGGGCACCGGCACCTCCTCGATGACAAGAGGCTTCTTGAACTCGCGCACCACGGCTGCTTTCATGGTCATTGCCATTTCAATCTCCCAAATTTGCCAACAGGTCGACGCCGCCAAAACCCGCGAGAGCGGACGACGCATGCGTTGGGGAAAAACGTGTCTGTTTAAACCACAGGGCTGGACGGTAGTCCGAAATGGACACTAGCCGAGAGATCACACGCACAAATTGACCTGCGTCAATCGGGGTCTCACGCACTCGAAAATCAATACTTGAAAGTATATTATATGGAGGTTTATCAGCTCCAAACACAGCGAAACGTTGTCACAGTCAAGGGTTGTGCTCTCGACGACGCGCCTCCGCGAAATAGCTCAGTTTGCGCTTCATATGAGCGCGCTCAATTTATAAAAATCCGAAAAAGACTCAATAATATATCTGATTTACCTTTTAAATCTCAGCTTATTTTCTGTATATTTTTTCTATATCAAATTTTAATAACTTTTATATTTCATTCATCCCTTCATAATTGATCGTTCGATTATAAATATTAGTGCGCTAACGACAATATACAAACAAAATTCCGCATTTACACCGAAATATTCACCAAATTTTTTTGGCTTCGCCATGATAGAGCAAGCCCCTGATTGCATTAGCGATTTTTAATGTACCCGGAAAACTCAGGCCAAAAGGATGACAATCGAAGCGATTCGATAAGGCAATCTTAATATGTCCGGCAAAGCATATCATGGAAACAGCGAGTATCATGACCATGATAGACGTACAAACGATCAAATCCGACAATAAAGGCGCCGCAGCAATAGAGTTCGCCATTCTGGCCCCAGTATTCATTCTGCTTCTTCTCACCTTCGTGGCCTATGGCATATATCTCGGCGCAGCGCATGCAGTTCAACAACTGGCCGCCGACGCCTCGCGGGCGGCAATTGCCGGGCTTGACGCAAACGAGCGGCAAACGCTCGCAACGGCCTATATCCGCTCCTCTTCGCTCGACGGCACCTTCCTTGATCTCGACAAGCTGTCGGTCAAGGTCGAGACCGACCCTTTGGACGCCAAGCAGTTTACCGTGGCGCTATCCTATGACGCATCCAGCCTGCCGATCTGGTCTCTTTATTCCTTCGTCATGCCCGGCCAGGTGATCCACCGCTATTCAACCATTCGCGTGGGAGGCATATGATGGGCAATTCGGCATGGCCGCTGGCCAGGTTCGCCAAGGACAAAGCCGGCAACATCGCCATCATGGCGGCGATCAGCATGCCGGTCGTCATCGGCGCCGTCGCACTCGGTGTCGACTACGGGGCGCTGACCCTTCAATACCGCAATGCGCAGACGACGGCGGATCTGGCCTCCATCGAGGCGACCTGGGACGCGGCGCATGCGCAGGAAGCCGTGCGCAAGTTCCTCGCGAACAACCAGCTGAATTACGCGATCGAAACGGAAAACGGCGCAGTGCTGCCGGACGGAACGCAGATCACCACCGAGCAGCTCTCCGACCTCGGCCTGACGGTGCTCAAGGTGGAGCCCGGCATGTATCAGCCGGATCCTTCTCTCGCGGTCGAAGACCGCTTCAGCCCCACCTCCTTTGCCCCCGACGCCGTACTCGTCACGGCGAAGCAGAGGGCCGAGCTCTATTTCGCCTCAACCTTTGCCAAGCGCTTCGATTTTCAGGTCTCCGGCACAGCCGCCGCCTCGAAACAGGCGTCGTTCTGGATCGGCAGCCGGCTGGCGTCGCTGAATGGCGGGATCATCAACGCCGTGCTCGGCGCTCTTGTCGGGGCGAACGTGTCGCTTCAGGTCGCGGACTATCAGGCACTGGTGGATGCCGACGTCGATCTATTCGCCTTCTCCGAAGCCCTGGCAACCGAGTTGCGGCTGACCGGCGTCACCTATGACGACATCCTGAAGCAAGAGGTCAGTCTGCCACAGATCCTGTCGGCGATCGCGGCGACAAAGGGCGTATCGAGCAAAGCGCAAAACGCGCTGCGGGCGCTTGAAATTGCGCTCGGTGCGGTGAAGGTTCGCGTCAAGCTCGCCGACCTCATCGACTTCGGCGCGATTGGCGCCAACAGGCTCGGCAACCATCAGTCACTGGCTGCTTACGGCAACATCATGCAGCTTGTCACAAGCGCTGCGGCGCTTGCGAATGGCGAGCGGCAGGCTGACATTTCCCTCGCGCTGACGGTACCGGGTCTGGCAAGCACGAAACTTCGCCTTGCCATCGGCCAGCCGGCGCAACATTCCCCCAACTTTGCCTCCGGCGGTCCGGAAACCTTCGTACGGACCGCGCAGGTCCGCCTGTCGCTGGTCACGGAGATTGCCGGACTTGCCGACCTGCTCGGCACCAGGATCAGACTGCCG
Proteins encoded in this region:
- a CDS encoding pilus assembly protein TadG-related protein, coding for MMGNSAWPLARFAKDKAGNIAIMAAISMPVVIGAVALGVDYGALTLQYRNAQTTADLASIEATWDAAHAQEAVRKFLANNQLNYAIETENGAVLPDGTQITTEQLSDLGLTVLKVEPGMYQPDPSLAVEDRFSPTSFAPDAVLVTAKQRAELYFASTFAKRFDFQVSGTAAASKQASFWIGSRLASLNGGIINAVLGALVGANVSLQVADYQALVDADVDLFAFSEALATELRLTGVTYDDILKQEVSLPQILSAIAATKGVSSKAQNALRALEIALGAVKVRVKLADLIDFGAIGANRLGNHQSLAAYGNIMQLVTSAAALANGERQADISLALTVPGLASTKLRLAIGQPAQHSPNFASGGPETFVRTAQVRLSLVTEIAGLADLLGTRIRLPVFIEAADAHANLASLSCNGSMGSTGAVVLAVTPGLAQAAIGEFDENRFDSFSSAISISRATLVQTPLLKIDGSADVDIGNQSATRIHFSANDIANRTVKTVSTHDIAGSLTSTLIGRLSLDVKTLGLTLSTPTTLQAALAKTLSSAAAPIDAVVYNTLLTLGVRVGEADVGVTGLKCGAPVLVQ
- a CDS encoding methyl-accepting chemotaxis protein, whose product is MKSINLGVSHRLSIAIIFPLLGLLCFAAIALTNTYTSMSGYRSLGELQQALNKINVLNGSLREERSAAGRFLTDDKATDPSALSASRQQTNAALTDLDGAVAVLKKTDGVIKDDVLANLNTAIAGLGDIRKKVDQRELSFTGAIFAYTALIEPLLDFEQASSRASSDVNIALKSAAIADIALVIEDAAQERAMIDSAIAAEKLTTVQFEKFLDYTVSQDLHLGLFMRAQDTDLKAAFEDILKSDDVVGLKRFDGKLRRVGPDGKIRGKAFDGWFETTTKRIDKLVEMQHASEQRITELSTDLYESAKLSTILWSLATVLVAGITIVLAVMLGRSITRPLAALTGSLQAIAGGNYDADVPGTSRKDEIGVMANAVAHLQEGAREKIRLEEQEEANRIATAREREANDFEKNARAEELSSAVSALANGLGRLAAGDISEDIGETFTADLDRLRLDFNAAQAHLRSVLSVVDATARSIRLNAAEMESASGDLSHRTEQQAASLEETAAALEEITATVKSSSERASEAGEIASRTVQATSRSAAVVGNAVEAMGRIESSAAKISQIISVMDDIAFQTNLLALNAGVEAARAGEAGKGFAVVAQEVRELAGRSANAAKEIKALINASNAEVKAGVSLVTETGETLGEIEHFVNDMLHRIQSIAGSSQEQFASLSAINGSVTSMDQMTQRNAAMVEQTSAATAQLSTEAQTLAEGLASFNLSPGGNRSQMSRVRSAA
- the adhP gene encoding alcohol dehydrogenase AdhP: MAMTMKAAVVREFKKPLVIEEVPVPEPGPGQILVKYEATGVCHTDLHAAHGDWPVKPNPPFIPGHEGVGYVAKLGAGVTSVKEGDRVGVPWLHTACGCCNPCRTGWETLCSKQQNTGYSVNGTFAQYGLADPDYVGILPDKLEFGPAAPVLCAGVTVYKGLKETEVRPGEWVLISGIGGLGHMAVQYAKAMGMHVAAVDIFKDKLDLARSLGADLIVDARDAGAVEEVQKAVGGVHGALVTAVSPKAMEQAFHMLRSKGTMALVGLPPSMISLPVFDTVLKRITVRGSIVGTRQDLEESLQFAGEGKVASHFTWDKIENINAIFARMEEGKIDGRIVLDLAS
- a CDS encoding TadE family protein, which produces MIDVQTIKSDNKGAAAIEFAILAPVFILLLLTFVAYGIYLGAAHAVQQLAADASRAAIAGLDANERQTLATAYIRSSSLDGTFLDLDKLSVKVETDPLDAKQFTVALSYDASSLPIWSLYSFVMPGQVIHRYSTIRVGGI